A part of Micropterus dolomieu isolate WLL.071019.BEF.003 ecotype Adirondacks unplaced genomic scaffold, ASM2129224v1 contig_8727, whole genome shotgun sequence genomic DNA contains:
- the LOC123965127 gene encoding SH3 and multiple ankyrin repeat domains protein 3-like: KCMKFNVDAPIWLSKQRILCTLNQSLKDVLNYGLFQPAYNGKAGKFLDEERQLREYPFPSIAPVPYLEFRYKRRVYTQTHLDEKQLSKLHTKVS, encoded by the exons AAATGTATGAAATTCAATGTGGACGCTCCTATTTGGCTGTCCAAGCAGCGGATCCTGTGTACTCTCAACCAGAGCCTGAAAGATGTACTCAACTATGGCCTATTTCAACCAGCTTACAACGGCAAAGCTGGCAAGTTTCTGGATGAGGAGAGACAGCTAAGGGAATATCCCTTCCCATCCATCGCTCCTGTACCTTACCTGGAG tTCCGCTATAAAAGACGTGTCTACACCCAGACTCACCTGGATGAAAAGCAGCTGTCTAAGCTCCACACCAAGGTAAGCT